A region of the Candidatus Deferrimicrobium sp. genome:
CCGGTAGACGTGGCGAAGGAAGAACCGCTCCACCACGAACCCGGCCGCGCAGACCGCCAGGGGACCCAGGAGGAGCCCCGCCCAGTATCCCGCCCCCAAGTACTTGAGGACGGTGAAGCAGCAGTACGCCCCCAGCATGTAGAAACTGCCGTGGGCGAAGTTCAGCACCCCGAGGACCCCGAAGATCAGCGTCAACCCGCTGGCCACGAGCCAGATGAACATCCCGCTGGACAGCCCCGCGAGGATCACGTGGACGTACGACTGCATTACTTTATTTAAAGGGCGGCGTCGTCCCCGGCCCCTCGAACGGCGGCCGGTTGAAATACTCCTTCGCCGGGAGGACCTTCATCGCCCCCATGACCTTGAACGGGTATTTCGGGTCGGATTTCGTCTGGCCCCAGGGGACGTCGTAGATCGCCTGGTGATCCTCTTTCCGGAAGACCCGCTTGCCCGCCGGGGAGTTCTGCTCCATCCCCTCCAGCGCCGCGATGACCGCCTTGGTGTCCTTCGACCCCGCCTTCTCCACGGCCGCCTTGAACGCGTAGATCGCCGAGTAGCCGGTCTCGGAGACGTAGGCCGGGTAATGGTTCCAGCGCGTCCGGAAGCGCGCCACCCAGTCGTTGTTCTCCCTGCTGTTCGGGTACATGAAGAAATACCGGCCCGAGATCCAGATGTTGTCGGGCATGTCCTTCCCGAGCCCCTCCAGGACGTCCATGGCCGCCCCCACCGGGAACATGACGTACTTGACCTTGTCGAAGAGGCCGGCATCCTTCGCCTGCCGCACGAAGGAGATGAGCTCCCCAGCCCACTCGGTGGAGTAGAACCCGTCGGGCTTGGCGTCCATGATCGTGTTGATGTGGGAGCGGAAATCCGTGGTGCCGAAGGGAGCCCACGACTCGGCGACGAACTGGGCGGAGGGCTTCAGCCCCTTGAGGGTGTCCTGGAACATCTTCCAGCAGGTGAACCCGTATTCGTACTTCGGGCTGACGGTGGACCACTTCACGGCGGGGAAATCCTTCGCGATGATAGCCGCCGCGTGCCCGTCGTTGTACACGGGCATGCAGTTCCGGAAGATCTGCTTGATCCCCTTCTTGAAGACGAACTCCTCGGTGAGCTTCTCGGTGGCGCCGTGCGTCACCATCAGGACCCTGTCGAGCTGCGCCATCACGGGGGCCAGCGCAAGAGCCTGCCCGGAGGAGTCGATGCCGGCCAGGAAGTCGGCGCCCCAGCTGTCCACGAAGTAGCGGGCGTTCTTGATCGCGTCGTCCGGCTTGAGCGTCGAGTCGCGGAACTCCATCTCGACCTTCTGCCCGGCGATCCCGCCCTTGGCGTTGATCTCCTCGACGGCCATCACCGCGCCCATCTTGTGGAACTCGCCGTACCCGGCGAGCGTCCCTGAGAGGACCGCCTGGTAGCCGACCTTGACCGGCCCCTTGATCTTCGGGGTGGCGGCCCACAACCCTTTGGGGAAAACGAGCCCTCCCCCCACGGTCCCCGCCGCCGCGACCAGGGAACCCGCCCCGGTCAGTTTGAGAAACTGGCGCCTGTTCATCCCCTTCTTTCCCATAGGTTCCTCCCCTGGAAATTTTTTACATTTTCCGATCATACAACAAAACACCGTTTCCGGATTAGGTGCGCCGCCATTTCGGGTCGTTTCAGAACGCCATCGACGCGCGGATCGCGCGCAGCGTTCTCTCCGGGTCCGGCAGGTACGACTTTTCGAGGGCGTAGGGGAACGGGGTGTCGAACCCCGTCACGCGCGCGACGGGCGCCTTCATATGCAGGAAGCACCGTTCGTGGATAAGTGCGGAGATCTCCGCGCCGAAGCCGCACGTGCGGGGGGCCTCGTGGAGGACGACGGCCCGGCCCGTCCGGTTCACCGACGCCTCGATCATCCCGATGTCCAGCGGCCACAGGGTGCGCGGGTCGATGATCTCGACGTCGACCCTCTCCTTTGCCGCGGCCGCGGCCGCCTTCTCGGCGACCGGCACCATCGCACCCCACGTCACCAGCGTCAGGTCGGCTCCGCCCCGGACAATCCGCCCCTTCCCGATCGGCACGAGGTGCTCCCCCTGCGGCACCTCCCCCTTCACCGTCCGGTAGAGCGCCTTCGGCTCGAGGAAGATCACCGGGTCTTCCCCGCGGATCGCGGAGGCGAGAAGGCCCTTGGCGTCCGACGGCGTCGACGGCATCACCACGACCAGCCCCGCCGTGTGGATGAAGTACGCCTCCGGGCTCTGCGAGTGGTAGTGGCCTCCCTTGATCCCCCCGCCCGATGGGGCCCGAACGACCACCGCCGCCGTGAACTGCCCCGCGGAGCGGTACCTCATCTTGGCCATCTCCGAGACGATCTGGTCGAAGGCCGGGTAGATGAAATCCGAGAACTCGATCTCGGCGACCGGGCGCAGTCCGTTCAACGCCATCCCGATCGCCATGCCGAGAATTCCGCCCTCGTTCAGCGGCGTGTCGATCACCCGCTCCGGCCCGAACCGGCGGAGCAACCCTTCCGTCGCCCGGAAGACCCCGCCGTCGCGGCCGACGTCCTCCCCGAGGACGCAGACCGACGGGTCCCGCGCCATCTCCGTTGCGAGCGCGTCGTTGACCGCCTTGATCAGCGTCACTTCGGCCATCGCCTCACCCCTTTCCGGAGAGCAGGGAGTCGCGCTGCTCGACGAGGTGCCAGGGAATTTCCGCGTAGACGTCCTCGAACATGCTGGACAACGGAACGGGAGGCGCTCCCTCCCCCGCCTCGATCGCCCTGCGCACGGTCTCCTTCGCTCCCTCCTCCTCGGCGGCCGGGTCTTCGAGCAGGCCCCGCCCCTTTAGGAACGCGGCGAATCGCCGGATCGGGTCCTTCCCGCGCCAGGCCGCCACCTCCTCTTCGGACCGGTAGACCGTCGGGTCGTCGGAGGTCGAGTGCGGCCCGAGGCGGTAGGTGAGCGCCTCGATCAACGTGCCCCCTTCCCCGGCCCGCGACCGGGCCATCGCGTCCGCGACCACCTTGCGGACCGCCAGCACGTCGTTGCCGTCGACGCGGACGCCGGGAAGACCGTACGCCCGGGCCTTCTCCGCCAGCGTCCCGGTGGCCGTCTGGTCCTCCACGGGAAGGGAGATGGCATACCGGTTGTTCTCGCAGAAAAAGACCACCGGCAGCCGGAAGACCCCGGTGAAGTTCATCGCCGCGTGGAAATCTCCCGTGGAGGTCCCCCCGTCGCCGAAGGTGGTGAGCACGGCGATCCGCTCTCCGCGCAGCTTCGCCGCGTAGGCCGCCCCGACGGCATGGGGGAGCTGCGTGGCCACCGGGGAGGAGACCGACACCAGGTGGATGGAGCGGTCGCACCAATGGTTCGGCATCTGCCGCCCCCGCGTCGCGTCCGTGGTGTTCCCGAGGATCTGGCCGACCAGCGCGGCGAGAGGGTATCCCCGCATCAGCCCCACCCCGTGGTCCCGGTACGCGGGAAAGATCCAGTCCCCGTCGCGCACGGCGTGCCCCGCCCCGATCGAACACGCCTCCTGGCCGGTCGAAGGGACGAAGAAGCCGATCCTGCCGGAACGCTGCAGGGCGACCGCCTTCTCGTCGATCGCCCGCAGCAGCACCATGTGCCGATAGAGGGACAGCAGCTCCGGATCGGGCAGCCCCGGATCGAGTGAAGGATCTGCCGTTCCGTCCGGTCGTAGGACCGATATAATCTCCGGTTCCGTCATGATGTTCCCCCCTTCACCAGGTTGGCCGGCGGCACCCGCCGCCCCGACGCCTCACCGCTTCCGGATCACGCCCTTCGCGCGCAGGTCGGAGATCCGCTCCTCCGTGTACCCGAGCCCCGAGAGGATCTCGTCGTCGTGTTCGCCGAGGAGCGGGGCCCGGCGAGGCGCCTCCGGGACACCGGCGATCTTGATCGGCATCCCGAGCTGGCGGTCCGTTCCCCCAAGGGGAGACTCCACGTCGAGGACCATGCGGCGCGACGACGCGTTCGGATGAGCCAACGCCT
Encoded here:
- a CDS encoding alpha-ketoacid dehydrogenase subunit beta; its protein translation is MAEVTLIKAVNDALATEMARDPSVCVLGEDVGRDGGVFRATEGLLRRFGPERVIDTPLNEGGILGMAIGMALNGLRPVAEIEFSDFIYPAFDQIVSEMAKMRYRSAGQFTAAVVVRAPSGGGIKGGHYHSQSPEAYFIHTAGLVVVMPSTPSDAKGLLASAIRGEDPVIFLEPKALYRTVKGEVPQGEHLVPIGKGRIVRGGADLTLVTWGAMVPVAEKAAAAAAKERVDVEIIDPRTLWPLDIGMIEASVNRTGRAVVLHEAPRTCGFGAEISALIHERCFLHMKAPVARVTGFDTPFPYALEKSYLPDPERTLRAIRASMAF
- a CDS encoding ABC transporter substrate-binding protein, with the protein product MGKKGMNRRQFLKLTGAGSLVAAAGTVGGGLVFPKGLWAATPKIKGPVKVGYQAVLSGTLAGYGEFHKMGAVMAVEEINAKGGIAGQKVEMEFRDSTLKPDDAIKNARYFVDSWGADFLAGIDSSGQALALAPVMAQLDRVLMVTHGATEKLTEEFVFKKGIKQIFRNCMPVYNDGHAAAIIAKDFPAVKWSTVSPKYEYGFTCWKMFQDTLKGLKPSAQFVAESWAPFGTTDFRSHINTIMDAKPDGFYSTEWAGELISFVRQAKDAGLFDKVKYVMFPVGAAMDVLEGLGKDMPDNIWISGRYFFMYPNSRENNDWVARFRTRWNHYPAYVSETGYSAIYAFKAAVEKAGSKDTKAVIAALEGMEQNSPAGKRVFRKEDHQAIYDVPWGQTKSDPKYPFKVMGAMKVLPAKEYFNRPPFEGPGTTPPFK
- a CDS encoding thiamine pyrophosphate-dependent dehydrogenase E1 component subunit alpha, translating into MTEPEIISVLRPDGTADPSLDPGLPDPELLSLYRHMVLLRAIDEKAVALQRSGRIGFFVPSTGQEACSIGAGHAVRDGDWIFPAYRDHGVGLMRGYPLAALVGQILGNTTDATRGRQMPNHWCDRSIHLVSVSSPVATQLPHAVGAAYAAKLRGERIAVLTTFGDGGTSTGDFHAAMNFTGVFRLPVVFFCENNRYAISLPVEDQTATGTLAEKARAYGLPGVRVDGNDVLAVRKVVADAMARSRAGEGGTLIEALTYRLGPHSTSDDPTVYRSEEEVAAWRGKDPIRRFAAFLKGRGLLEDPAAEEEGAKETVRRAIEAGEGAPPVPLSSMFEDVYAEIPWHLVEQRDSLLSGKG